The sequence gtgtgcgatcacatttgcattttccactttcacactagtgtttttcttttccggcgctgagttccgtcctaggggctcaataccggaaaagaactgatcagttttatccccatgcattctgaatggagagaaatctgttcaggatgcgtcaggatgtcttcagttcagtctttttgactgttcaggacggagataataccgtagcatgctacggttttatctccggacaaaaaaactgaacacttgcctgaatgccggatccatcatttttttccataggaatgtattagtgccggtaaTTCAAAATAccccaatgccggatccgtccttccgcatgcagaccgaaaaaaatgtgaaaaaaataaatgccggatccgtttttccggatgacaccggaaagacggatctggcatttcaatgcatttgtaaggcggatcaggatcctgatcagtcttacaaatgccattagttggcatgcattttgacggatccggcaggcagttccggcgacggaactgcttgccggatcactctgccgcaagtgtgaaagtacccttagctggtCTTTTCCATGCATATCATACTGAGCTTGAGGTTAGCATATATACGTTTTACCATTCTATATTAAACTTTTGTCTTTCATTCAAACCCTCAGATTTCTGGAGGATTAGTTTCTGTTTTCCACCTTCGTCGCTGACTGCTAAATAATAGTCCGCTTGTAAGGATGATTGGAACTTGAAGTAGCTGTTACCTTCACTGAATTCTTTTTGAAAAAAGATGATTTCACTGCGGTTTCCTGCAATGACGTCGGGACAGTCTCCTTTCTGTAATGGTAAAATGAACAGGTACGTTAGAGTGCGTGTCTAATCCTAAATCCCCCATTTCCTCCCCTTTCCACTTCTTCGTGCATTGGATCCATCAAcacttgaaggggggggggggcatcatttAATTAGTTTGGGAAATCTCTCATTGATTGGACAAGTtgatgagttaaaggggttttccaggacctaAACCTCTTCACAATCTATGACGTAACTGTGCATCATTAGTGTTAGGCGCGAATATtagaatcgcgaatattaattgcATATATcaacacttcgagaattcacgaatatttagaatatagtgatatatattcataatttcgaatattctagattttttttttcatcagtaacctcccttgttgcttctgggccaatgagaaggctgcaatgtctttgtctgagcttagcaacatccctagcaaccaataggaaagttgcctaccccttactatataagaacctccccagcagccattttctgcagttttttaaagttctgagagagagagacagcagtgtcattgctgtgctctgcactcattacattagacagatagttagttagctcatatatataatacagatagtcagtgtagattatatcctgatatagtgcagCTGATtctggttctgctgtccatacatacctgctacagacatagtgctgtgatgtcacaacaatacttagtgcaccaatcagtaatatctactcagacctgataaaatgtgaagtttcacgtattgcgccaaaatattcgcatcattagtgccgattagcgcaattgcgaatatattggagcactctatctgcatataaagccatttttaatgttctgccgtttcaaccattttctccagtctcaggaaacttctagcagcatggaaaatatagcaaaagtgaccccacgcctgtattgcgcgcgcattatgcgaatattacattgccgattcttcgcaatccagaaaataatctcaaattcgcgaatatataacgaatattcgccaaaatatttgtgaaatatcgcgaattcgaatatagcccctgccgctcatcactatacatCATTGGTGCACAAGAGGTTTATGCAAGgctggcgtcagcacccggcatacccgggcaagtgcctgggcccacagctcctgcgggggcccacagcacagctgccagaggccagaagcaatgagcgctttcatcaatacagatggaagcgctcattgctggagttgCTGGAGTGtagggagctgggtcctgtcactcaccaatCAGCTCTCCGCACTCCTCCCATCCTTCAGGCCGGTGGCACTCTGAATGGTAGAGCAGGAAGActactccccgctccaccattcagcctgcaggcacggatcgcgctgctggcctgtgtgggcggagcccgcAGCCCGGTAATCTGCATAAGCCCCACCCACAAAGTACTGCAGagggatctgtgcctgcagggaagagaggactgtgagattcaggaacaggacaaggtgagtagttactgtgtttttttttgtttttaatacagaggggtcacagaggactttattactatggagggggcacagaggattttattactgtggagggggcacagaggactttattactatggagtgggcacagtggactttattactatggaggggtcgcagaggtctttattactatggagggggcacataggactttattactatggagggggcacataggactttattactatggagggggcacagaggactttattactatggagggggcacagaggactttattactatggagggggcgcagagggcattactaccctgaagggagcacagagggcattactaatgtgaagagggcacaatgggcatttctactatggaggaggcacagagtcagagggcattactacaatgaagcggtacagtgggcattattactgtgaagcaaGCACAGTGGGCatgactgtgaagggggcacaatggggatttctactatgaaggggacacaatgaggattattactatgaagggggcacaatggggattattactgtgaagggggcacagatagggcattacaactgtgaaagggacacatagggggcataactactgtgacagggcacaatgtgggcataactactgtgagggggcacacagctatacaaaactactgtgaaggttgtacaatgagggcaatactactgtgagggggtacaattttttttaaagtattaggGGGGGAACTATTTGCTTCCCGCTCCACCATTGAGCCACTAGCTctcaacagcagcagcaacagcacgatgtcctcacacatggtcctgctgatctgtgtaggaggaggagcggggcaggctgggaatcagcctctgctcctcctacacatcAGTGCGATGtttcacagtatcctgctgctgatGCGGAGCGCAGATCAAGGGAGGACCCAGGTGACGGAGGCAAGGGTATTTATTGTTTGctttttttcacttcctgtgaagggggcacatctaggcataaccactgtgaagggggcactgggcacatatcttggcatatccaccAGAAgacggcacatatcttggcatatctactgtgagggggcacatatcttggcatatatactatgaaggggacatatcttggcatatctactgtgaagggggcatatattttgggatatctactgtgaagggggcacatatcttggcatatctactgtgagggggcacatatcttggcatatcaactgtgagggggcacatatcttggcatatcaactgtgagggggcacatattttgtgatatctactgtgaaggaggcatatatcttggcatatctactatgaagggggcatatcttggcatatctaatgtgagggggcacatatctgtgagcagacctgagggactgaaacactgggtagaaaataaaagtaggcacataaggactgattcacatatatccgtaacatgctctgtgtaaggtatttaatgagCCTGTGGCAGGGCTTAATAGGCAGCCAGTAAAaattccatagactgcaatggtatgCTATTGCAGCCTATGGAATAAGCAATAAGAAGACCGTATTAAAGTACTGTAGTTGTCTCACTTGAGcaagtggcattcatcatgtagagaatgttaatataagccacttactaatatattgttattatccatattgcttcctttgctgtctggattcatttttctatcacattatacactgctcgtatccatggttacagaccaccttgcaatccatcagtggtggtcgtgcttgcacactataggaaaaagcactaacctatgtgcgctcccatgttcccggccaccagagagtctgatgctttttcctctagtgtgcaagcatggccaccactgatggattgcagggtggtctgtaaccatggaaacgagcagtgtataatgtgatggaaaaatgaatccagacagcaaatgaagtgatggacaatcacaatacattagtaagtgccatgtattaactttctctacatgataaatgcaacttactgaagtgagacaacccctttaaagtccccTAAAGGGACTAAAAAGTACAGTTCCCTAAAGGGACTAAAAAGTACAGTAAAgaaatgcatttaaaaaaaataaacccccagAAGAAGCTTTGTATGGGAAAGGTATGTCAGGGTGTCCTTTGCTCCACTTTGGTATGTATATTTTCATTATTTCAGCTGCATTCTGATGGCAGAGGGACCTCCCTTCCAGTACAGcactttcccctagcctgagatgACCCTAGGTGTAACTCATTAATGTGGGGATAAGTACAGGGCTGAGAGCCTGGAAGCTGCATGAGCTGTTGGCTGAGCACAGTCTAATCTCCTTGTGTTTAGATCTGAAGTATTTAATGTAAGTGCGGTAAGCTAAAGTATAGTTAGCGCTCAGATGGCCGACGTGATTTATTTCACATACATGTGGATGTGTGACTAAGTGACTAATGAACTTGAATGCTGCTGTCTTGTGTTATATAGAAAATAAAAGCTGTTTGTACTTTTAACCTTTGAAATTTGTGTGCCTGTCATTGCCGACCCCATCACAAGCACACGGACCCTCGACAGGTGCCAATAAAAATTTGTCCAACTtcacctgcaaaaaaacaagcgccctaccagctatgtgaacagaaatgtaaaataaaagttatggctcttggaaagcAGGGAAGCAAAAGGTAATACGAAGAATCCAAAATTGGCCCAGTCCTGAAtaggttaatattgatgacctattcttcacCGTGAATCCCACGATCAGTTGATTAAAGGGGCCACTGTGCTGCAGTGAGTATTGCAGCCTCTTTATGTTTGCTGGCCACAGCTCCATACATTTTgtagtggctgttcttggtactgcagctcagtctcattggaGTGGATGACACTGAGATGCAATACCGGGTACAACCACTACAGAATGTATAGCGCTGTGCCTGGTAAACAATGAATGCCACATAGCTTGCCGAAGGGGAGTACTGAGCTGTCTGCTTCATACACATTGTGGTTTCCGGGTGCCGGGTTTTGTACCCCTACCAGACTACCAGGAGCAGCGTTCTCCACGGCAGCTAGTAATCCCTACACCCGTACAGGGTTGACAGGCCAGTGATGATTTTAAAAAGTGGTACAATCCAGGACTTTGGGTCCTTTTTTAAGATGAAAAACatgataattaataaataaagtattTAACAAAAATGATTTTTGCGCTATTTAAAACAGTTtaaaagaaaattgtaaaaaagTTTAGTTACGATCATCAATACCTGtagcctggataacccctttaatatagccTACGGGGGCCATAAAGCCGTCCCTTCCCTATGGCTGTGTAAAGAGCAGGTCTTTATGGTGAACACTCTGCTGGCTGCGTGGTTTAAGGGGCATTGTGCAGTGTTAATGAGGGAGGGGGCAGTCTATTGGCATTATTTATTGGAGGGGACCTTGGGCTGTCATTAGGGGGGTTTGGCCTTTAAGCGTCCTTTGCCTGAAAATGATTCTTGAAAGTAAGCAGATAaccaaataaaaggtggaatctgattggttgctatgggcaactaaaccagttctactttacatcagtttgataaatgacctccaaaTGAATCCATGGGCAGCCGATTTAGGAGCGGCTCATACAACTCTCAGTCTTACCTTGAAGTAAAGCTTCATGTCTTCTGTACAGCACATGTAGTATTTCTCATCCTCACATTTTATAGTGAACGCCACAGAAAGTCCATCAGTTATACTAGTGGTTTTATAGATCTGAAGCTGAAAGATTTGACAGTCTGAAGGAAAGAACAGAGCACGCACATCTTAGTGTCTGGAGTCGTTCATACAATAATTCTTACATTAAGGGGTTGTCCGACCCCAGAAGCAATCTTACGTATGCCCTAACAGTGCTTAGCATAAAAAGGTCACTTaccccataaaaacaaaaccctagAACCAGTGGAAGAACTGcaagttttttttcccattttcattCCACAAATAATATTTAATTTGTTTTTATCTACTATATGGAACATTAAATGGTGCCGTTAAAATGCAGCTTGTCCCACATACGGCTATGTAAACTGTAAAAGTACAAAAGCTATGGCTCTTGAAAAATAGggaggaaaaaagaaagaaaaaggaaatgcaagttactaatatatttttatttaaagggataaTAAAAAAATTCTGACAAGCTGTAAACTAgcttgaaataaaataaaaaccatgtTATATCTCTCTCCCgggccattgtctgcagtagtccgCTGAggacagtcactggctgcagcggtcacatgccaTATACCAACACATCAACAACAGAACCAGGAGAACTTGACCAATGCCACAGAGAAGTTTTCCTCAGACTTAACAAAGACATTGGTGTAGAGCTAAGAATAAGAATATATTAGTAACTTGCAATTAGTCCCATCTCCTACAAACTGGTtaaaacacttaggcccctttcacacgggcgttgcggattggggccggatgcgttcagggaaaatggtgcaattttgacactaaaacaagtcagttttcactacGATTGtgttccatgtttgcgttttttccacgcgggtgcaaaacattgtaattcgttttgcacgcacgtgagaaaaatctgcatgtttggtacccagacccgaacccagacttcttcacagaagttcgggtttgggttaggtgttgtgtagattttattattttcccttataacatggttataagggaaaaaaaatagcattcttaatacagaatgcatagaacaatagggctggaggggttaaaaaaaaaaaaaatgtaactccccttaatccacttgttcgcgcagctcggcttctcttctgtcttcttctttgaggaataggacctttgatgacggcactgcgctcatcacatggtccatcacatgatctttcacaatggtgatggatcatgtgacggaccatgtgatgagcgcagtgacgtcatcaaaggttcttttcctgtgcacagcaaatatgaagacagaagagaagccgggctgcgcgatcaggtggattaaggtgagttatattatttttttttttttttaacccctccagccctattgtactatgcattctgtattaagaatgctattattttcccttataaccatgttataagggaaaataataatgatcgggtccccattccgatcgtctcctagcaaccgtgcgtgaaaatcgcaccgcatccgcacttgcttgcgaatgcttgcgattttcacgcagccccattcacttctatggggtctgtgttgcgtgaaaaacgcagaatatagaacatgctgcgattttcacgcaacgccttaggcccctttcacacgggcgagttttacgcgcgggtgcaatgcgtgaggtgaacgcattgcacctgaactgaatctggacccattcatttctatggggctgtgataagggaaaataatagcattcgttaatacagaatgcttagtagaaggtcaattgagggttaaaaaaaataaataaaattaactcacctcctcctcttgatcgcgtagttgccgatctcttcttacttctttaatcatgagctgccggctaaaggacctgtggtgacgtcacatcacatggtccatcaccgtggtaatggaccatgtgattggaccatgtgatgagctcagtgacatcaccaccggtcctttgacaggtcctgaagaaagaacaggagaccggcagctacgcaatcaattggaggagttgagtaaattaattttttaattttttttagccctcaattgaccttctactaagcattctgtattaaaaaatgctattattttcccttataaccatgtaataagggaaaataattacatctacacaacaccgaacctaaacctgaacttcagtgaagaagttcgggtctgggtaccacattgagttttttatcacgctcgtgcaaaacgcattgcacccgcgcgataaaaactgaacaacggaacgcaatcgcagtcaaaactgatggaaattgcgtacctactcgcgcgggtttgttgcaatgcacccgggacgcatccggacctaatccggacacgcttgtctgcaaggggccttagaggggttttctgagacttaacaGAGTTGTCCTGCCATatagattgatgacctatcgtcaggataagtcatcagtatctgaacggTGGGGTCCGACATCCGACACCCCTCTGATTGTTTTGAAGAGGaggcttcctgttcattaccaCGCACGTTgtctcggaagtgcagtgtaatgacgagtactcgctccattcatttgtattcaaatgaatggagcaagtacttgtaaaTACGCTACGTGGCTGCTACAGTGGAGATGATgcgtgtagtgatgagcggcataggcaatattcattttcgcaatatttcgaacatttttcacataatattcgcaataaattagcgaattctagaatttgggatctccagtcattatttttgcaaTTGTGCAAATcgccactaatgatgcgcatattttctgCGCAATACAtgtaacttcacattttatcaggtctgagtagaaatgactgattggtgcactaagtattgttgtgacatcacagcactatgtctgtagcatgtatgtatggacagcagaacctatcagttacactatatcactatctatctTCCGCTATCTGTATTatttatatgagctaactaactatctaatgtaattggataaagaataggatccagataaaagcacagagcacagcaatgtcactgctctctctctcagaactgcaaaaaatctacagaaaatggctgctggggaggttcttatatagtaaggggtaggtaactttcctattggttgctagggatgttgctaagctcagacaaagacattgcagccttctcattggcccacaagcaagaagggaggttactgatgaaaacattttttagaatattcggattacgaatatatagcactatcttcgcgaattttcgaagtgccgatattcacgattaaaattcgcgattagaatattcatgatcaacacttgcgtggagctgatcagcagggtgctggatgaagataggtcatcaatatatatggcaggataacccctctaaattctgatgacctactgtatcttctggataggtcatcagtatctgatcagtgggcgtccaacacccgggacccccgccgatcagctgtggtgctagcctttctctcagcttttcctagaccagtgacttcacgttcattgatcacatgacctaggcgcagtgcagccccattgaagtgaatggggctgagctgcaataccaagcaaagccacgatacaatgtacggcactgtgcttagtGAGCAGCCAGAAGGCTGtgacgctcacaggagcgccagggccttctcaaacagctgatcggcgagggtcccgggtgtcggacccccaccaatcagataatgatgacctatccagaggataggtcatcagtatttaagtcttggaaaacccttttaacccttTTAAGTTACAGTTGTTGTACTGGAACAAATTAATATTTAATAcaacttaaaggggcattccagaattttaatattgatggcttatcctgtgGATAAAGATATGTAGTTCCGGTGCTACCCTCCGGCACTGGAGTTATATAAATCCTAGACAAGCTTTTAACCCTTACCCACTGTCCCACTGCCCGGTCCTCaatgggtttgtctcacttcagcaaatagcattttgggctcatgcacatggccgtagtttctgtccgcatccaatctgcattttttgtggatcgggtgcggacccattcatttcaatggggccgcaaaagatgtggacagcacaccatgtgctgtccgcatcttttgctaccccattgaaatgaacaggtccgcatccaatccacaaaaaatgcagatatgtcctttctgtggccccgcaaaaaagataaaacatgtcctattcttgtccattttgtggactaaGATAGGACATTTCTAGAGGAGTGTGAAacaaaatggcagcatgcacacGGCTGGGATCCGcgttttgtggactgaaaaatggATGCGCTAGTGTGCATGAGTCAttgtgtagataaagttaatacaaggcacttactaatgtattgtgattgtccgtattgcctattttccatcacgttatacacggCTTGTTCACAGggattacaaccaccctgcagtcAATcaatggtggttgtgcttgcacactataggaaaaagcgccagcctctctggtggcctggaccaaagaagtgcacataggctggtgctttttcctatagtgtgcaagcacgaccaccacttctGGGTTGCAGGGGAGCCGTAACCCctcgatatgagcagtgtataatgcgatggaaaaatgagtctagcaagcaaaggaagcaatatggacaatcacaattgtGATGCACGGCAAAGGCCATGGGTCCCTTAAAGCAAAAGTTTttcatgacgccagttgcagtggagCAACAAggacacagggccccttttagtgatgtagtagatggtacccagttgtaggaatgccagagtggtgtagggtggcctaaatgtccctttatgttggtgcacatgtcacggtgctcctacctgggtacgctgGAACCCAGGCGTTGTCGTTCGAAGCAGAGCAAATAGGTGGAATAatcgagggatttgaagaaataaattgagtccagaccttatgATGAAGTTCAATATCAGGCTTTGTCTTGATTCCCAGCAGGCATTAGc is a genomic window of Bufo bufo chromosome 1, aBufBuf1.1, whole genome shotgun sequence containing:
- the LOC120996593 gene encoding interleukin-18-like, with amino-acid sequence MEMTAAEIDFDIFNVLDRVLHFEDTCSLQADAWKKSKKSITGVIENFFKQCLEAHPDDPDGAVFGNPGSDCQIFQLQIYKTTSITDGLSVAFTIKCEDEKYYMCCTEDMKLYFKKGDCPDVIAGNRSEIIFFQKEFSEGNSYFKFQSSLQADYYLAVSDEGGKQKLILQKSEGLNERQKFNIEW